The following proteins are encoded in a genomic region of Nerophis lumbriciformis linkage group LG23, RoL_Nlum_v2.1, whole genome shotgun sequence:
- the LOC133622734 gene encoding axonemal dynein light intermediate polypeptide 1-like has product MNVPEETLLKYDCPVVVPRTADKKTAKRPKTPLKSKTPQPTSSSVARPRKSITATLEDIKQKNEDILTLMFAPRRWMEGNQEWFQKVSSAPSTRVDVVNLEEELDRKLVQLHSMETGICPVRRHLYTQCFDELIRQVVLIGAERGLLLLRVRDEIQMTIAAYQKFYESSMVFGMRKALHDEQDKAALEEKICDLENLKEELVERLKQQKGKRIELAKTSVEKKQVQESEHTEQIQLLRKTNQQLKVQLEGALTAKK; this is encoded by the exons ATGAACGTCCCTGAAGAGACGCTCCTCAAATATGACTGCCCGGTTGTCGTTCCTAGAACCGCAGATAAAAAAACAGCAAAG AGACCAAAAACTCCCTTGAAGTCCAAAACTCCGCAGCCTACGAGCAGCTCTGTGGCACGTCCTCGCAAGTCCATCACAGCCACCCTTGAAGACATCAAGCAGAAGAATGAAGACATTCTCACTCTCATGTTTGCGCCCAG GAGATGGATGGAGGGAAACCAAGAGTGGTTTCAGAAAGTCTCCAGTGCACCGTCCACTCGAGTGGACGTGGTGAACCTGGAGGAAGAACTGGACAGGAAGTTGGTCCAGCTGCATTCCATGGAGACGGGCATCTGCCCTGTGAGAAGACACTTGTACACCCAGTGCTTTG ACGAGCTGATCAGACAAGTGGTCCTCATCGGCGCTGAGAGGGGTCTCTTGTTGCTGCGGGTAAGAGATGAGATCCAAATGACCATTGCTGCCTACCAGAAGTTCTACGAGAGCAGTATGGTGTTTGGGATGAGGAAAGCTCTACACGATGAGCAGGACAAGGCGGCCTTGGAGGAGAAG ATTTGTGATTTGGAGAACTTAAAAGAGGAGCTGGTGGAGCGACTGAAGCAGCAAAAAGGTAAACGTATAGAATTGGCAAAAACGTCGGTGGAAAAAAAGCAAGTACAGGAAAGTGAGCACACGGAGCAGATTCAGCTGCTGAGGAAAACCAACCAGCAGCTCAAG GTGCAGCTGGAAGGGGCCCTCACAGCAAAGAAATAA
- the b3galt6 gene encoding beta-1,3-galactosyltransferase 6 gives MNLVRLLCRHKTALVLCSVCTFAVVLIFLAKCTPETLKQGHVDPPGIAPRASAVHLPAEPPSKTLSAFLAVLVTTGPKYTERRSIIRSTWLARRDSDVLAMFVVGTQGLSTEDLQNLKTEQGRHKDLLLLPDLRDSYENLTTKVLHMYSWLDQNVAFKFVLKADDDTFARLDLLKEELRAKEPTRLYWGFFSGRGRVKAGGKWRESAWELCDYYLPYALGGGYVLSSDLVRYVRLNAAYLKTWQSEDVSLGAWLGPLDVRRTHDPRFDTEYKSRGCNNKYLVTHKQSLEDMLEKQQTLQREGRLCKEEVRLRLSYVYDWSVPPSQCCQRKEGVP, from the coding sequence ATGAACTTGGTCCGCCTGCTGTGCCGCCACAAGACGGCCCTGGTCCTCTGCAGCGTGTGCACCTTCGCCGTGGTCCTCATCTTCTTGGCCAAATGTACCCCAGAGACCCTGAAGCAGGGTCACGTGGACCCGCCAGGCATAGCCCCACGTGCCAGCGCTGTCCATCTCCCTGCGGAGCCACCCTCCAAGACCTTGTCGGCGTTCCTGGCGGTCCTGGTCACCACGGGGCCCAAGTACACCGAGCGCAGGAGCATCATCAGGAGCACATGGCTGGCCAGGCGGGACTCGGATGTTCTGGCTATGTTTGTGGTAGGAACTCAGGGGCTTTCTACTGAAGATCTTCAGAACCTCAAGACGGAGCAAGGGCGCCACAAGGATCTTCTCCTCCTGCCGGACTTAAGGGATTCTTACGAGAACCTGACCACGAAGGTCCTGCACATGTACTCCTGGCTGGATCAGAACGTGGCCTTCAAGTTTGTGTTGAAAGCAGACGACGACACATTCGCTCGCTTGGACCTCCTGAAGGAGGAACTGCGGGCCAAGGAGCCCACTCGCCTGTACTGGGGCTTTTTCTCAGGTCGAGGACGCGTCAAGGCCGGCGGCAAGTGGCGGGAAAGCGCCTGGGAACTCTGCGACTACTACCTGCCCTACGCGCTGGGCGGCGGCTACGTCCTGTCCTCCGACCTTGTGCGCTACGTGCGCCTCAACGCCGCCTACCTGAAGACGTGGCAGAGCGAGGACGTGTCGCTGGGAGCCTGGCTGGGCCCCTTAGACGTGCGGCGGACGCACGACCCGCGCTTCGACACCGAGTACAAATCCCGCGGTTGCAACAACAAATACTTGGTGACACACAAGCAGAGTCTGGAGGACATGCTGGAGAAGCAGCAGACGCTGCAGCGCGAGGGGCGGCTGTGTAAGGAGGAGGTCAGGTTGCGACTGTCCTACGTTTACGACTGGAGCGTGCCGCCCTCGCAGTGCTGCCAGAGGAAGGAGGGCGTGCCTTGA